A stretch of the Microtus ochrogaster isolate Prairie Vole_2 linkage group LG2, MicOch1.0, whole genome shotgun sequence genome encodes the following:
- the Rims1 gene encoding regulating synaptic membrane exocytosis protein 1 isoform X26, producing MAAEMRKMVRQPSRESTDGSINSYSSEGNLIFPGVRVGPDSQFSDFLDGLGPAQLVGRQTLATPAMGDIQIGMEEKKGQLEVEVIRARSLTQKPGSKSTPAPYVKVYLLENGACIAKKKTRIARKTLDPLYQQSLVFDESPQGKVLQVIVWGDYGRMDHKCFMGVAQILLEELDLSSMVIGWYKLFPPSSLVDPTLTPLTRRASQSSLESSSGPPCIRS from the exons ATGGCAGCCGAAATGCGAAAGATGGTGAGGCAGCCGAGCCGAGAGTCCACGGATGGCAGCATCAACAGTTACAGCTCCGAGGGGAA CTTAATATTCCCTGGAGTTCGAGTAGGACCTGATAGTCAGTTCAGTGATTTCCTTGATGGACTGGGGCCAGCTCAGCTTGTTGGCCGCCAAACCCTCGCCACCCCTGCCATGG GTGATATCCAGATTGgaatggaggaaaaaaagggCCAATTGGAGGTTGAAGTTATCAGAGCCCGGAGCCTTACACAAAAGCCTGGCTCCAAGTCTACCCCTG CACCCTACGTGAAAGTTTATCTTTTGGAAAATGGAGCCTGTATTGccaaaaagaagacaagaatTGCACGGAAAACTCTTGACCCTCTGTATCAGCAGTCCCTTGTTTTTGATGAAAGTCCACAGGGTAAAGTTCTTCAG GTGATCGTCTGGGGTGACTATGGAAGAATGGACCACAAATGTTTTATGGGTGTGGCTCAAATCTTGTTGGAAGAACTTGATCTGTCCAGCATGGTGATTGGATGGTATAAATTGTTCCCTCCGTCATCACTGGTGGATCCCACCCTCACTCCCCTGACCCGTCGGGCTTCCCAATCATCTCTGGAGAGTTCATCTGGGCCTCCCTGCATCCGATCATAG